The DNA sequence CTCAACGCTCCGCTACCACAATTGGCTCCAGCTGAACGGTGCCGCTTCCTCCGGCGGTCACTCGCACCTTGACGGCTTTGCTTTCGAACTCTTTTTCCTGCTCGACCTCCTCGGTCACGTTGTACTGCGCTCCACTGGCGGCCGCAACGTAGTATTCGCCCGGCCGTACGTTATCGAATGAGAACCCACCGTTCTGGTCCACCGGGTGAGCGCTGCGGCCCATGAACGAGTTCCGCAGTTCCGGGTCTGCCGGTATCAAGACGACAAGGGTGTTGCTTGGGGGCTTGTCCTCAGAGGGCAGTTCGATACTCCCAGTGATCCGTCCACCATCCCCTCGAAATATGATCTTGACCGGGCCCGCCGCCCCGGCGCTCAGGTCCACGGGCTTTCCAAGGTACTCCTGGTTCCCCACCCGGACGGAAGCGAGGTAGAGTGCTGTTGCTGACGAGCTGTACGCATTGAATAGATACCGGCCGGACGTATTCGACTTGATTGCGAACGAGCCGTCAGGTTGGACGCGCGACGGCTGATTCCCCATGGTGAACGAAGGCCCGTCGGGGACCAGTGAGACCATGAATGTCGACAGTATATTCTTCTGCTCTTCCGGCGCGGCTTCGATAAGCACATTCCCCTGGATTGTGGCGGGCGGTCGCACCCGTACTTCCACGCCGTCAACATCCTGCCCGTTCACTTCGACGACGGTCGAGGCGCTCTGCTGCTCAGTTGAGGACATGGGCCCGCCTCGGCCGGTCCCCACCTGGAGCACCCAGGAACCGCTGGGCACGTTCGCGATTTCGAAGCTGCCATCTTCTCTCCGCTGTATCATGCGTCCCGTGGCACCATAGGACAGTTGCTCCCGCGGCACCACAGCCGCGAAGAAGTCCTTGATCGGTTGCCCCTCCGCATTGAGTGCCCGGCCGCGGATTTTGAAGACCGGTACCTTCTTCAGTGAGATGTCGAAGCCGCTCGACTCCGACCCGGCCGTTGTTTCGACTGGGGTCGCCTGGGCGATGTCAGTGACGCCCGGATAATACGAAGTAACATAGCCCATCGCCGCCTGGCCGGGGCGGCCTTCCACTGCCGCGGGTGGCTGCCAAAGCTGAACGGTCAGGACGTACTTCCCGGCTGGTACGTTGGTCAACCGGAACTCACCCTTATCGTTGGTTTGCGCGCCTGGCCCGCTTGGCATCCACAGTCTCTTTCCGCGCACACTGCGCTGGATCATGCTCATCACATTGGCGTTCTGAACGGGTTCTCCCTCGTCGTCAAGAACCCGCCCGGAAATCACGGCCTGCGGAGTAAGGGCGTACTTCAGTCCTTTTAGCTCCTGTCCGGCCTTCAGCTGAAGATTCAATGCGGAACTCAGTGATCCGCCGCGTGGCGAGACAAAGCCGGTGCGGCGGATGGTGATCAGGTAAGAGCCCTCTTCCAGTTCCGTTACCCTGAATTTTCCTTCCGCGTCAGTCACAGCCGAGCCGGCCGGTCCTGCCCCCATCTGTTGGCCAGGTTTGCGTGCTATTACGGAAATCTCGGCGCGCCGGATGGGCTCTTTGGTGAGTGCATTGACGACAACTCCCTCCACACTGGCGGTTTTCGATTCTTCCTTCCCGGACTTCTGCGCCGGCTGAGCATCGGCGGCGCAAAGCAAAGACAGAAAACAAACGGCTAGTCTCAGTGTCATAGGAAAATACACCGCAATCTGAGACGTATTATGAAACAATTTGCGTTGCACAAAGTTGACCCTATACTTCACCTTGCCACGGGACGTCCTGTGGTGATAGCGTGCCCTGTGAGCTGAAACAGGACTCCGTCCACCGCCCACGTCCATGGAGGATTGAACTATGCTGCGACGCCGTGAATTCCTTGCGACGCTTTCCTGCGCTCCACTGGCTGCCGGAGCTTCCGGGTACGAGCCAGTCGTTGCCGCCCAAGCCTATGTCTTCAGCCAGGTGTATGCCCTGCACGACCAGAAGATTGAGGATCACTACTCCGAGGTCCTCGAAACCCTCAAGGGGGCTGGCTTCCACACGGTCGAGTTGGTGAGTCAGTTCTTCGCTCCGGACGTCGCCTCCAACAATGCCCAATCCCTCATGCTGTCGCGCCTCAAGTGCCCGATTGTCTACAACAGTGGTGTCCTCCACACCGCCGACGGCGCGAAGACCACCATGCAGGAAACACTGGCCTTGGTCAAGCGAGTAAAGGCCAGCGGTCCCCTTGATCTCCTCAATTTCAATGCCAATCCTAAGCCCAACAAGGAGCCCAAGACGGATGCTGAGTTGGCGCTTCAGGCTGAGAATCTGAACAAGCTGGCCAAGGACCTGAAGAAGATGGGCGTTCGGCTGATGCTGCACCAGCACGACGCGGAAATGGCGCAGGATGCGCGTGAGTGGCGCCAGATGTTGAAGACCACAGATCCCAAATTGGTTGAGATCTGTCTCGACGTCCATTGGGTGCTGCGCGGCGGCCAGGATCCCATGACCCTGCTGAAGGAAGCAGCCCCTCGTCTTGCCGCATTGCACCTGCGCAACTCAAAGAAAGGTGTATGGACGGAAGCGTTTGGTGAAGGCGACATCGACTACACGGCTGTCGCCGCGTTCCTGAAGCAAGGGGGCTTCAAGGGCTATCTGGTGGTCGAACTGGCCTACGACAAACAGACTGAGATGACCCTGAGTCTCGAAGCCAATCTGAGGAGCAGCCGCGAGTACGCCGAGAAGGTTTTCGACGTGAAGGCATAGCCGGGACTTGCCCGCCTTCCTCGGTCGAAACGCACCTATCCGTGGGCAGCGGACTAGGGTCGGCGCGCGGGAGCGCTGAATTCGCTGACCTCGGCCGTCCACTTCAGCGCCTGCAGGTAGGCGTCGCCGACAGCCTCAAGGGGGAGCTGTAGTTTTTCACACATCGGCAGAATGTCATGTGGCGAAGTGCGTTCGTACGCTTCGACAAGATGCACCAGGGTTCCGAAGTCGCTCTGGCCGCGATGGAGAAGTACGTCGGCCAGTTCGTCGCCGAGGCCTAACTGGGTCACGAGTTCAGGCATTGGCGCGCCCAGCAACGCATCCATCAGCGTGAACATTCCCGCCATGAACGCTTTCGACTGTGAGGTTCCTAACCCAGCCTTCTCAGCCAGCATCTCGCACATTCGGGCTCGCGCCAGAGCGGCATCGATTAACTCAGGGCTCTTTCCCGATGCCAGGGTCGGCAACAGCACAAATGCGATCCAGCGCCGTGTCTCATTTTCGCCAAGTCTCATCAGGCATTGCTGGAGACTGCTAATCTCGCGGCGAGCGCCAAACCGCGCTGAATTCGAGTACTGGATCAGCCGGTAACATAGCGCCACGTCGTGTGCGATGACCTTGGCCACTTCCTGGAGTGTGAAATCCGGGGAGCCCAACAGGACCAACAGCTTCAGTTTCGCGCCGTGGTGCGCGGTCAGCGACCGCCCGCCAACCAGACGCGGACGGTGCAGGAAGTACCCCTGAAAGTAGTCATAGCCGACTGCGAGTGCACCTTCCCGCTCTTCCTGCGTCTCCACTTTCTCGGCTAGCAGTTTGACCTTGCGGCGCTTGAGTTGACGGGCCAGATTTGCGGCACCCCCTTTAGGGATAGCTCGCAAGTCGACTTTCACCCAGTCGACGACGTCCAGTAGGGGTTCGGACTCCGGTTGGCCGATATAGTCATCCAAGACCAGCAGATACCCCAGGGCGCGTAACGCCCGGCAGGCTGCTAACACCTCCTCATCCGGCTCCACGTCCTCAAGAATCT is a window from the uncultured Paludibaculum sp. genome containing:
- a CDS encoding carboxypeptidase-like regulatory domain-containing protein translates to MTLRLAVCFLSLLCAADAQPAQKSGKEESKTASVEGVVVNALTKEPIRRAEISVIARKPGQQMGAGPAGSAVTDAEGKFRVTELEEGSYLITIRRTGFVSPRGGSLSSALNLQLKAGQELKGLKYALTPQAVISGRVLDDEGEPVQNANVMSMIQRSVRGKRLWMPSGPGAQTNDKGEFRLTNVPAGKYVLTVQLWQPPAAVEGRPGQAAMGYVTSYYPGVTDIAQATPVETTAGSESSGFDISLKKVPVFKIRGRALNAEGQPIKDFFAAVVPREQLSYGATGRMIQRREDGSFEIANVPSGSWVLQVGTGRGGPMSSTEQQSASTVVEVNGQDVDGVEVRVRPPATIQGNVLIEAAPEEQKNILSTFMVSLVPDGPSFTMGNQPSRVQPDGSFAIKSNTSGRYLFNAYSSSATALYLASVRVGNQEYLGKPVDLSAGAAGPVKIIFRGDGGRITGSIELPSEDKPPSNTLVVLIPADPELRNSFMGRSAHPVDQNGGFSFDNVRPGEYYVAAASGAQYNVTEEVEQEKEFESKAVKVRVTAGGSGTVQLEPIVVAER
- a CDS encoding TIM barrel protein, encoding MLRRREFLATLSCAPLAAGASGYEPVVAAQAYVFSQVYALHDQKIEDHYSEVLETLKGAGFHTVELVSQFFAPDVASNNAQSLMLSRLKCPIVYNSGVLHTADGAKTTMQETLALVKRVKASGPLDLLNFNANPKPNKEPKTDAELALQAENLNKLAKDLKKMGVRLMLHQHDAEMAQDAREWRQMLKTTDPKLVEICLDVHWVLRGGQDPMTLLKEAAPRLAALHLRNSKKGVWTEAFGEGDIDYTAVAAFLKQGGFKGYLVVELAYDKQTEMTLSLEANLRSSREYAEKVFDVKA
- a CDS encoding HDOD domain-containing protein, which codes for MSVEVHVARQAVYDRANKVVAYELLFRALPNATSSTRNDELASWQVLSAGFLDIGLDSLLKGKRALVNVPRSMLLDERIRLLPADVIGIEILEDVEPDEEVLAACRALRALGYLLVLDDYIGQPESEPLLDVVDWVKVDLRAIPKGGAANLARQLKRRKVKLLAEKVETQEEREGALAVGYDYFQGYFLHRPRLVGGRSLTAHHGAKLKLLVLLGSPDFTLQEVAKVIAHDVALCYRLIQYSNSARFGARREISSLQQCLMRLGENETRRWIAFVLLPTLASGKSPELIDAALARARMCEMLAEKAGLGTSQSKAFMAGMFTLMDALLGAPMPELVTQLGLGDELADVLLHRGQSDFGTLVHLVEAYERTSPHDILPMCEKLQLPLEAVGDAYLQALKWTAEVSEFSAPARRP